The genomic DNA TTATATCTCTTATTTTAAATAAGAGATAGCAATAAAAAATATAAAAAACAGCTAGGGGGAATTGATTGTGAGTCTGAAAAAGAAATTAGGTATGGGAGTTGCATCAGCAGCATTGGGGTTATCTTTAATTGGTGGAGGAACATTCGCTTACTTTAGCGATAAAGAAGTATCGAACAATACATTTGCAGCTGGGACGTTAGATCTTACATTAGACCCTAAAACGCTTGTAGATATTAAAGATTTAAAACCAGGGGATTCTATTAAGAAAGAGTTCTTATTAAAGAATAGCGGTTCATTAACAATTAAAGATGTTAAACTAGCGACAAAGTATACTGTAAAAGATGCAAAAGGTGATAATGCTGGTGAAGACTTTGGTAAGCACGTTAAAGTGAAATTCCTTTGGAACTGGGATAAACAAAGTGAGCCTGTATATGAAACAACTTTAGCAGACCTACAAAAAACTGACCCAGATCTTTTAGCTAAAGACATCTTTGCTCCTGAGTGGGGAGAAAAGGGTGGATTAGAAGCTGGTACAGAGGATTATTTATGGGTACAATTTGAATTTGTAGATGATGGAAAAGAACAAAATATCTTCCAAGGTGATTCATTGAATTTAGAATGGACATTCAATGCTAACCAAGAAGCTGGAGAAGAAAAATAATAAAAAAGCGGGTATCCCCCGCTTTTTTTTATAAAGAAAAAAGAAGTGCCGATTGTAAGCACTTCTTTCTATTTATTATTTTTGATCTTGCTTCCATTTTGTAAATTCAAGAAATTCACGAAATTGTTCTTTGGAGACGCCGGAGCTCATCGCATCTTTAACGAGTTGTGTCCATTCGGAGTCTAGGTGATTTTCCTTTGTTGTTTCATCATGAAGTAGAGTGTCAACTGGAATTTGTAGAACTGCTGCGATCTTTTCAAGAAACTGAATGGAAGGGTTTTTTTGTAAATTTCGTTCTATAGAACTAATGTAAGATTTAGCAACACCGGCTTTTTCGGCAAGTTCAGTTAATGAAATACCTTTTTGTAAACGCAGGCGTTTTATACGTTCTCCAATCATATTTGCGCACCTTTCTATCAATATGTCGTCGTCTTATGATGTCATTATTATAACATAAACTTCGCTAAAAAGAACAAACCTATTGAGCCTGGCTTGATGGTTTCGTACGTTGGAAAAAATGTTCGATATCTTGTAGAGCGATACCAGCGTCTAGAGCTTCAAGTATTAAATCAATCCATTCTTGATCCAATGCGTCAGTCTTATCTTTGTACAAATGTAATTCCTCCCTAATTATCGGTCATAACTGCTGCTACAGAATACGTGATAATGCAATCGGATTTTGTATTTTTATGTAGTGAATTATCAAATATTTTGTAGATAAAACAAAGATAAAATCCCCATTAAATTCCCTCTATGGCGATTATAAAGTTTCTGACGAATATTTTCAATATTTTCAGAAAACATTGTTGAATTGTGATATACTCGTATGCTAACTATGGAATTTTTACAAATATATTAAAAACATTACATAATATGACTAAATATTGAAAAAATATTGAATTTTTAATAAAATTCAATTTGTAATACATATTATTTATTAGGGGAGGAAATAAGGGATGAACAAGAAACCGTTCAAAGTTTTATCTTCAATCGCTTTGACAGCTGTATTAGGTCTTTCGTTCGGAGCTGGTACTCAATCTGCATATGCTGAAACGCCTGTGAATAAGACAGCTACGAGCCCAGTTGATGATCATTTAATTCCGGAAGAACGTTTAGCGGATGCGCTAAAAAAACGTGGGGTAATTGATTCGAAGGCTTCAGAGAAAGAAACAAAGAAAGCTGTCGAAAAATACGTAGAGAACAAAAAGGGTGAAAATCCGGGGAAAGAAGTAACAAATGGGGACCCACTTACGAAAGAAGCATCTGACTTTTTAAAGAAAGTGAAAGATGCGAAAGCAGATACGAAAGAAAAGTTAGACAAACCTGCAACAGGAACGTCTGCAGCGACAGGACCAGTTAGGGGTGGTCTAAATGGTAAAGTACCAACATCTCCAGCAAAGGAAAAAGCGTACAACGGTGATGTTCGTAAAGATAAAGTACTCGTTTTACTTGTAGAGTACGCTGACTTTAAACATAACAATATCGATAAAGAGCCTGGCTATATGTATTCGGAAGACTTTAACAAAGAACATTATGAAAAAATGTTATTCGGTGATGAGCCATTTGCGTTAGAGGATGGAAGCAAAATCGAAACGTTTAAACAATATTATGAAGAGCAATCTGGTGGTAGTTACACAGTAGACGGAACAGTTACAAAATGGTTAACAGTTCCTGGTAAAGCTGCTGATTACGGTGCGGATGCTGCTACAGGTCATGATAATAAAGGACCAAAAGGACCACGTGATTTAGTAAAAGATGCATTAAAAGCAGCTGTAGATAGCGGTATTGATTTATCTGAGTTTGATCAGTTCGATCAATACGATGTAAATGGTGATGGAAATCAAAAGCAACCGGACGGTTTAATTGATCACTTAATGATTATTCATGCAGGTGTTGGACAAGAAGCGGGCGGTGGTAAATTAGGTGACGATGCAATTTGGTCACATCGCTGGACAGTTGGACCAAAACCATTCCCAATTGAAGGTACACAAGCGAAAGTTCCATATTGGGGCGGAAAGATAGCGGCATTCGACTACACAATTGAGCCAGAAGATGGCGCAGTTGGTGTATTCGCGCATGAATATGGTCATGATTTAGGCCTTCCAGATGAGTATGATACAGACTATACTGGTCATGGTGAGCCAATTCAAGCTTGGTCTGTTATGAGTGGCGGAAGCTGGGCTGGTAAGATTGCAGGAACAACGCCAACGAGTTTCTCACCACAAAATAAAGAGTTTTTCCAAAAAACAATTGGTGGTAACTGGGCGAATATCGTAGAAGTAGATTACGAGAAATTAAATAAAGGTATCGGTCTAGCAACATATTTAGATCAAAGTGTTACGAAAACGAACCGTCCAGGTATGATTCGTGTAAACTTACCTGATAAAGATATAAAAACGATTGCTCCAGCATTTGGTAAGCAGTATTACTACAGCACAAAAGGTGACAATCTTCATACAACGTTAGAAACACCGCTGTTCGATTTAACGAATGCAACGAATGCGAAATTTGATTTCAAATCGTTATATGAAATCGAAGCAGA from Bacillus basilensis includes the following:
- the calY gene encoding biofilm matrix protein CalY, with amino-acid sequence MSLKKKLGMGVASAALGLSLIGGGTFAYFSDKEVSNNTFAAGTLDLTLDPKTLVDIKDLKPGDSIKKEFLLKNSGSLTIKDVKLATKYTVKDAKGDNAGEDFGKHVKVKFLWNWDKQSEPVYETTLADLQKTDPDLLAKDIFAPEWGEKGGLEAGTEDYLWVQFEFVDDGKEQNIFQGDSLNLEWTFNANQEAGEEK
- a CDS encoding helix-turn-helix domain-containing protein; translation: MIGERIKRLRLQKGISLTELAEKAGVAKSYISSIERNLQKNPSIQFLEKIAAVLQIPVDTLLHDETTKENHLDSEWTQLVKDAMSSGVSKEQFREFLEFTKWKQDQK
- a CDS encoding anti-repressor SinI family protein is translated as MYKDKTDALDQEWIDLILEALDAGIALQDIEHFFQRTKPSSQAQ
- the inhA1 gene encoding M6 family metalloprotease immune inhibitor InhA1, which codes for MNKKPFKVLSSIALTAVLGLSFGAGTQSAYAETPVNKTATSPVDDHLIPEERLADALKKRGVIDSKASEKETKKAVEKYVENKKGENPGKEVTNGDPLTKEASDFLKKVKDAKADTKEKLDKPATGTSAATGPVRGGLNGKVPTSPAKEKAYNGDVRKDKVLVLLVEYADFKHNNIDKEPGYMYSEDFNKEHYEKMLFGDEPFALEDGSKIETFKQYYEEQSGGSYTVDGTVTKWLTVPGKAADYGADAATGHDNKGPKGPRDLVKDALKAAVDSGIDLSEFDQFDQYDVNGDGNQKQPDGLIDHLMIIHAGVGQEAGGGKLGDDAIWSHRWTVGPKPFPIEGTQAKVPYWGGKIAAFDYTIEPEDGAVGVFAHEYGHDLGLPDEYDTDYTGHGEPIQAWSVMSGGSWAGKIAGTTPTSFSPQNKEFFQKTIGGNWANIVEVDYEKLNKGIGLATYLDQSVTKTNRPGMIRVNLPDKDIKTIAPAFGKQYYYSTKGDNLHTTLETPLFDLTNATNAKFDFKSLYEIEAEYDFLEVHAVTEDGQKTLIEKLGEKANSGNADSTNGKWVDKSYDLSQFKGKKVKLTFEYITDGGLALNGFLLDNASLTVDGKVVFSDDAEGTPQFKLDGFAVSNGTEKKKHNYYVEWRNHTGSDSALKFARGPEYNSGMVVWYADSAYTDNWVGLHPGHGFLGVVDSHPEAIVGTLNGKPTIDSSTRFQIADAAFSFDKTPAWKVVSPTRGTYTYNGLAGVPKFDDSKTYINQQIPDAGRILPNLGLKFEVVGQADDNSAGAVRLYR